In Burkholderia sp. NRF60-BP8, a single window of DNA contains:
- a CDS encoding integration host factor subunit beta, whose amino-acid sequence MTKSELVAQLASRFPQLVLKDADFAVKTMLDAMSDALAKGHRIEIRGFGSFGLNRRPARVGRNPKSGEKVQVPEKFVPHFKPGKELRERVDGRAGEPLKADDPDDER is encoded by the coding sequence ATGACCAAATCCGAGTTGGTCGCGCAGCTGGCATCGCGATTTCCGCAACTTGTCCTCAAGGATGCGGATTTCGCGGTGAAAACGATGCTCGATGCGATGTCCGACGCCCTGGCGAAAGGGCATCGCATTGAAATTCGGGGTTTCGGCAGCTTTGGCCTCAATCGTCGCCCGGCGCGCGTCGGACGCAACCCGAAGTCGGGGGAGAAAGTGCAGGTGCCCGAGAAGTTCGTGCCGCACTTCAAGCCTGGCAAGGAATTGCGTGAACGCGTCGACGGCCGCGCCGGTGAACCGCTGAAGGCTGACGATCCGGACGACGAGCGTTGA
- a CDS encoding lipopolysaccharide assembly protein LapA domain-containing protein: MKFIVWLIRVLVFVLLLVLALANTQTATLNFVAGYTWQAPLILIGLAFFAVGLLAGLLSALPSIFRLRLENGRLKRDLRAARETPAVIDQPPMPPVI; encoded by the coding sequence ATGAAGTTTATCGTCTGGCTGATCCGGGTATTGGTGTTCGTCCTGCTGCTGGTGCTTGCGCTGGCCAATACGCAAACCGCGACGCTGAATTTCGTTGCCGGCTACACATGGCAAGCGCCGCTGATCCTGATCGGCCTGGCATTCTTCGCCGTGGGGCTGCTGGCCGGCCTGCTGTCCGCGCTGCCTTCGATCTTCCGCCTGCGTCTCGAGAACGGGCGTTTGAAGCGCGATCTGCGTGCGGCGCGCGAAACGCCTGCCGTCATCGACCAGCCGCCGATGCCGCCCGTCATTTAA
- the lapB gene encoding lipopolysaccharide assembly protein LapB, with protein sequence MDLDFWWLLAIPVAFALGWAASRYDLKNLLSESANLPRSYFRGLNFLLNEQPDKAIDAFIEVAKLDPETVELHFALGNLFRRRGETDRAIRVHQNLLSRTDLPVNERDHALYELGQDFLKAGLLDRAEEAFHKLADGDYALGAQRALLTIYEIEKDWNKSIDTAKRIESMSDKPLGVEIAQFHCELAQDALQRKNAAAAAEQLRLALTVNPQNVRATVLSGDAAEAAGDHAGAIEHWKRVEAQNPAYLPLVADKLMKAYVALGKNVEGAELLMGYVDRYPSNDLLDIAYQHIAGLRGQDAAHTLARTQMEKSPNLSGMLHLLDAQIAAAEEPRRKELEMMRALIKQRTKNLPRYTCQNCGFRARLFYWQCPGCSGWETYAPRRVEPAMPG encoded by the coding sequence ATGGATCTGGATTTCTGGTGGTTGCTCGCGATTCCGGTCGCGTTCGCGCTCGGTTGGGCGGCGTCACGCTATGACCTGAAGAATCTCCTGTCGGAGAGCGCCAACCTGCCGCGTTCGTATTTTCGCGGCCTGAATTTTCTGTTGAACGAACAACCCGACAAGGCGATCGACGCGTTCATCGAGGTTGCCAAGCTCGATCCAGAAACGGTCGAGCTGCACTTCGCGCTCGGCAACCTGTTTCGCCGTCGCGGCGAGACCGACCGCGCGATCCGCGTGCACCAGAACCTGCTGAGCCGCACCGATCTGCCGGTCAACGAACGCGACCACGCGCTGTACGAACTGGGCCAGGATTTCCTGAAGGCCGGCCTGCTGGATCGCGCGGAAGAGGCGTTCCACAAGCTCGCGGACGGCGACTACGCGCTCGGCGCGCAGCGGGCGCTGCTGACGATCTACGAGATCGAGAAGGACTGGAACAAGTCGATCGATACGGCGAAACGCATCGAGTCGATGAGCGACAAGCCGCTCGGCGTCGAAATCGCGCAGTTTCACTGCGAACTCGCGCAGGACGCGCTGCAGCGCAAGAATGCCGCCGCGGCGGCCGAACAGTTGCGCCTTGCGCTGACCGTGAATCCGCAGAACGTGCGTGCGACGGTCCTGTCCGGCGACGCGGCGGAAGCGGCGGGCGATCACGCGGGCGCGATCGAGCACTGGAAGCGCGTCGAAGCGCAGAACCCGGCGTATCTGCCGCTCGTGGCCGACAAGCTGATGAAGGCATACGTCGCGCTCGGCAAGAACGTCGAAGGCGCCGAGTTGCTGATGGGGTACGTCGATCGTTATCCGTCGAACGACCTGCTCGACATCGCCTATCAGCATATCGCCGGGCTGCGCGGCCAGGATGCGGCACACACGCTTGCGCGGACGCAGATGGAAAAGTCGCCGAACCTGTCGGGGATGCTGCACCTGCTCGATGCGCAGATCGCGGCGGCCGAGGAGCCGCGTCGTAAGGAACTTGAAATGATGCGTGCGCTGATCAAGCAGCGCACGAAAAATCTGCCACGGTATACGTGCCAGAATTGCGGTTTCCGGGCGCGGCTCTTCTATTGGCAGTGCCCCGGATGCAGCGGCTGGGAAACCTATGCGCCGCGCCGCGTCGAACCTGCGATGCCGGGCTGA
- a CDS encoding UDP-glucose dehydrogenase family protein codes for MKITIIGTGYVGLVTGACLAEIGHDVFCLDVDPRKIDILNNGGMPIHEPGLLDIIARNRTAGRLRFSTDIEASVAHGEIQFIAVGTPPDEDGSADLQYVLEAARNIGRHMTGFKVIVDKSTVPVGTARRVRGVVDEALAARGLAGSVAHRFSVVSNPEFLKEGAAVEDFMRPDRIIIGVDDDDTGTIAREKMKKLYAPFNRNHERTIYMDVRSAEFAKYAANAMLATRISFMNEMSNLADKVGADIEAVRRGIGSDPRIGYHFLYAGVGYGGSCFPKDVQALIRTAGENGQPLRILEAVEAANHAQKDVLIGKIEQRFGADLTGREFAVWGLAFKPNTDDMREAPSRRLIAALLERGATVRAYDPVAVDEARRVFALDFGDDAHMLARLHLVDTQDAAVTGADALVIVTEWKEFRSPDFTRLKAELKAPVIFDGRNLYEPDAMAELGIDYYAIGRPYVDPQSFPRG; via the coding sequence ATGAAAATCACCATCATCGGCACCGGCTATGTCGGCCTCGTCACGGGCGCCTGCCTCGCGGAGATCGGTCACGACGTCTTCTGTCTCGACGTCGATCCGCGCAAGATCGATATCCTGAACAACGGCGGGATGCCGATTCACGAACCGGGGCTGCTGGACATCATCGCGCGCAACCGCACGGCGGGGCGTCTGCGCTTCTCGACCGACATCGAGGCGAGCGTCGCGCATGGCGAGATCCAGTTCATCGCGGTCGGCACGCCGCCCGACGAGGACGGCTCGGCCGACCTGCAATACGTGCTCGAGGCCGCGCGCAACATCGGCCGCCACATGACGGGCTTCAAGGTGATCGTCGACAAGTCGACGGTGCCGGTCGGCACCGCGCGGCGCGTGCGCGGGGTGGTCGACGAGGCGTTGGCCGCACGCGGGCTCGCGGGCAGCGTCGCGCATCGCTTCTCGGTCGTGTCGAACCCGGAATTCCTGAAGGAAGGCGCCGCGGTCGAAGACTTCATGCGCCCGGACCGGATCATCATCGGCGTCGACGACGACGACACCGGCACGATCGCGCGCGAGAAGATGAAGAAGCTCTACGCGCCGTTCAACCGCAACCACGAGCGCACGATCTACATGGACGTGCGTTCGGCCGAATTCGCGAAGTATGCGGCGAACGCGATGCTTGCGACGCGCATCTCGTTCATGAACGAGATGTCGAATCTCGCCGACAAGGTCGGCGCCGACATCGAGGCCGTGCGCCGCGGGATCGGCTCCGATCCGCGCATCGGCTATCACTTCCTGTACGCGGGCGTCGGCTACGGCGGCTCGTGCTTTCCGAAGGACGTGCAGGCGCTGATCCGCACCGCCGGCGAGAACGGCCAGCCGCTGCGCATCCTGGAGGCCGTCGAGGCCGCCAACCATGCACAGAAGGACGTGCTGATCGGCAAGATCGAGCAGCGCTTCGGCGCCGACTTGACGGGGCGCGAATTCGCGGTCTGGGGTCTGGCGTTCAAACCGAACACCGACGACATGCGCGAGGCGCCGAGCCGCCGCCTGATCGCCGCGCTGCTCGAACGCGGTGCGACCGTGCGCGCCTACGATCCGGTCGCCGTCGACGAAGCGCGGCGCGTGTTCGCGCTGGATTTCGGCGACGATGCGCACATGCTGGCGCGACTGCATCTCGTCGACACGCAGGATGCCGCGGTCACGGGCGCGGACGCACTCGTGATCGTGACCGAATGGAAGGAATTCCGCAGCCCCGATTTCACGCGCCTGAAGGCCGAACTGAAGGCACCGGTGATCTTCGACGGGCGCAACCTGTACGAGCCGGACGCGATGGCCGAACTGGGCATCGATTACTACGCGATTGGCCGGCCGTATGTCGATCCCCAGTCGTTCCCCCGTGGCTGA
- the rfaE1 gene encoding D-glycero-beta-D-manno-heptose-7-phosphate kinase produces MNTLREVVPVPREQLARSRVLVVGDVMLDRYWFGNVDRISPEAPVPVVHVQRQEERLGGAANVARNAVTLGGQAGLLCVVGCDEPGERIVELLGSSGVTPHLERDPALPTTIKLRVLARQQQLLRVDFEAMPTHEVLLAGLARFDALLPQHDVVLMSDYAKGGLTHVTTMIEKARAAGKAVLVDPKGDDWERYRGASLITPNRAELREVVGQWKSEDDLRARVANLRAALGIDALLLTRSEEGMTLFSAGGELHAPALAREVFDVSGAGDTVIATVATMLGAGVPLVDAVVLANRAAGIVVGKLGTATVDYDELFH; encoded by the coding sequence ATGAATACTCTTCGCGAAGTCGTTCCGGTGCCGCGCGAGCAACTCGCGCGCTCGCGTGTGCTCGTCGTCGGCGACGTGATGCTCGACCGTTACTGGTTCGGCAACGTCGATCGCATTTCGCCCGAAGCGCCGGTGCCGGTGGTGCACGTGCAGCGTCAGGAGGAGCGGCTCGGCGGTGCGGCCAACGTTGCGCGCAATGCCGTGACGCTCGGCGGCCAGGCCGGGCTGTTGTGCGTCGTGGGTTGCGACGAGCCCGGCGAGCGGATCGTCGAGCTGCTCGGCAGCAGCGGCGTGACGCCGCATCTCGAGCGCGATCCGGCCTTGCCGACCACGATCAAGCTGCGCGTGCTCGCGCGTCAGCAGCAGTTGCTGCGCGTCGACTTCGAGGCGATGCCGACGCACGAGGTGCTGCTCGCGGGGCTCGCGCGCTTCGATGCGCTGTTGCCGCAGCACGACGTCGTGCTGATGTCGGATTACGCGAAAGGCGGCCTGACGCACGTCACGACGATGATCGAGAAGGCGCGTGCGGCCGGCAAGGCGGTTCTGGTCGACCCGAAGGGCGACGACTGGGAACGCTATCGCGGCGCATCGCTGATCACGCCGAATCGCGCGGAACTGCGCGAGGTGGTCGGGCAGTGGAAATCGGAAGACGACCTGCGCGCGCGCGTCGCGAATCTGCGTGCGGCGCTCGGCATCGACGCGTTGTTGCTCACGCGCTCGGAAGAGGGCATGACGCTCTTTTCCGCGGGCGGCGAACTGCATGCGCCGGCGCTCGCGCGTGAAGTGTTCGACGTGTCGGGCGCGGGTGACACCGTCATCGCGACGGTCGCGACGATGCTCGGCGCCGGTGTGCCGCTCGTCGACGCCGTGGTGCTCGCGAATCGCGCGGCCGGCATCGTGGTCGGCAAGCTCGGCACGGCCACGGTGGACTACGACGAACTGTTTCACTGA
- the rfaD gene encoding ADP-glyceromanno-heptose 6-epimerase: MTLIVTGAAGFIGANIVKALNERGETRIIAVDNLTRADKFRNLVDCEIDDYLDKTEFVERFARGDFGKVRAVFHEGACSDTMETDGRYMMDNNFRYSRAVLDTCLAQGTQFLYASSAAIYGGSTRFVEERDVEAPLNVYGYSKFLFDQVIRRVLPSAKSQIAGFRYFNVYGPRETHKGRMASVAFHNFNQFRAEGKVKLFGEYNGYAPGEQTRDFVSVEDVTKVNLFFFDHPEKSGIFNLGTGRAQPFNDIASTVVNTLRALDNQPPLTLAQQVEQGLIEYVPFPDALRGKYQCFTQADQTKLRAAGYDAPFLTVQEGVDRYVRWLSGQV, encoded by the coding sequence ATGACCCTCATCGTTACCGGCGCAGCCGGTTTCATCGGCGCGAACATCGTCAAGGCGCTCAACGAGCGCGGCGAGACGCGCATCATCGCGGTCGACAACCTGACGCGCGCGGACAAGTTCCGCAATCTCGTCGACTGCGAGATCGACGACTATCTCGACAAGACCGAATTCGTCGAACGCTTCGCGCGCGGCGATTTCGGCAAGGTGCGCGCGGTATTTCATGAAGGCGCCTGTTCGGACACGATGGAAACCGACGGCCGCTACATGATGGACAACAACTTCCGCTACAGCCGCGCGGTGCTCGATACCTGCCTCGCGCAGGGTACGCAGTTCCTGTATGCATCGTCGGCCGCGATTTACGGCGGCTCGACGCGTTTCGTCGAGGAACGCGACGTCGAGGCGCCGTTGAACGTATACGGCTATTCGAAGTTCCTGTTCGACCAGGTGATCCGTCGCGTGCTGCCGAGCGCGAAGAGCCAGATCGCGGGCTTCCGCTATTTCAACGTGTACGGCCCGCGCGAGACGCACAAGGGGCGCATGGCGTCGGTCGCGTTCCACAACTTCAACCAGTTCCGCGCGGAAGGCAAGGTGAAGTTGTTCGGCGAGTACAACGGTTATGCGCCGGGCGAGCAGACGCGCGATTTCGTGTCCGTCGAGGACGTAACCAAGGTGAACCTGTTCTTCTTCGATCATCCGGAGAAGTCGGGCATCTTCAATCTCGGCACCGGCCGCGCGCAACCGTTCAACGATATCGCGTCGACGGTCGTGAACACGCTGCGCGCACTCGACAACCAGCCGCCGCTCACGCTCGCGCAGCAGGTCGAGCAGGGCTTGATCGAATACGTGCCGTTCCCCGATGCGCTGCGCGGCAAGTACCAGTGCTTCACGCAGGCCGACCAGACGAAGCTGCGCGCGGCCGGCTACGACGCACCGTTCCTGACCGTGCAGGAAGGCGTCGACCGCTACGTCCGTTGGCTATCCGGCCAGGTTTAA
- a CDS encoding ComEA family DNA-binding protein: MIRKWFAAAVMLGAVASAWAAVDVNTANEDALVGIKGIGPARAKAILDERGARGPFRNADDLAARVKGMGGHTVERLQQEGLTIGAAAGAAPSATGKPAAAKPAAAPARTAQK, translated from the coding sequence ATGATCAGGAAATGGTTTGCCGCGGCGGTCATGCTCGGCGCAGTGGCGTCGGCCTGGGCGGCCGTCGACGTCAACACCGCGAACGAGGATGCGCTCGTCGGTATCAAGGGCATCGGTCCGGCGCGGGCGAAGGCGATTCTCGACGAGCGCGGCGCACGCGGCCCGTTCAGGAATGCAGACGATCTCGCCGCGCGCGTGAAGGGCATGGGCGGGCATACCGTCGAGCGGCTTCAGCAGGAAGGGTTGACGATCGGTGCGGCGGCGGGCGCGGCGCCGTCAGCCACAGGCAAGCCGGCGGCGGCGAAACCTGCCGCTGCACCGGCTCGCACCGCGCAGAAATAA
- the cysM gene encoding cysteine synthase CysM: MAYKTIEDTIGNTPLVQLVRLPDDEIRARNNVVLAKLEGNNPAGSVKDRPALSMIGKAEARGRIKPGDTLIEATSGNTGIALAMAAAIRGYKMVLIMPEDLSVERRQSMAAYGAEIILTPVKGGMELARDLAEQMQREGKGVILDQFGNPDNPVAHYEGTGPEIWRDTEGRITHFVSAMGTTGTIMGTSRYLKEQNPAIEIIGAQPEDGSRIPGIRKWPEAYMPTIFDRSRVDRVESVSQAASETMTRRLAAVEGIFAGISSGGACEVALRIARQVENATIVFIVCDRGDRYLSTGVFPA; encoded by the coding sequence ATGGCTTACAAAACTATCGAAGACACGATCGGCAATACGCCGCTCGTGCAACTGGTCCGCCTGCCGGACGACGAGATTCGCGCCCGCAACAACGTGGTGCTCGCGAAGCTCGAGGGCAACAATCCGGCCGGTTCCGTGAAGGATCGTCCGGCGCTGTCGATGATCGGCAAGGCCGAGGCGCGCGGGCGCATCAAGCCGGGCGATACGCTGATCGAGGCGACGAGCGGCAACACGGGCATCGCGCTCGCGATGGCCGCGGCGATCCGCGGCTACAAGATGGTGCTGATCATGCCGGAGGATCTGTCGGTCGAGCGCCGCCAGAGCATGGCGGCTTATGGCGCCGAAATCATCCTGACGCCGGTGAAGGGCGGGATGGAACTGGCGCGCGACCTCGCGGAGCAGATGCAGCGCGAAGGCAAGGGCGTGATCCTCGACCAGTTCGGCAACCCCGACAATCCCGTCGCGCACTACGAAGGCACGGGGCCGGAGATCTGGCGCGATACCGAGGGGCGCATCACGCACTTCGTGTCCGCCATGGGCACGACGGGCACGATCATGGGCACGTCGCGCTACCTGAAGGAACAGAATCCGGCGATCGAGATCATCGGTGCGCAGCCGGAAGACGGCTCGCGTATTCCGGGTATTCGCAAGTGGCCGGAAGCGTACATGCCGACCATTTTCGATCGCAGCCGCGTCGACCGCGTCGAGAGCGTGAGTCAGGCTGCGTCGGAAACGATGACGCGCCGGCTCGCGGCGGTCGAAGGTATCTTCGCGGGCATTTCGTCGGGCGGCGCATGCGAAGTCGCGTTGCGCATCGCGCGCCAGGTCGAGAACGCGACGATCGTGTTCATCGTCTGCGATCGTGGCGACCGCTACCTGTCCACGGGCGTGTTTCCCGCCTGA
- the mltB gene encoding lytic murein transglycosylase B, with the protein MNSSKPAALLSALFRVRVPLVAAALAAALGTASAVAQTQPAKPAGTLVAQAQPQQETPQGQTFEEEIVPQRYANNAKVDAFIDEMVSRNGFDSASLHALFSRISYSATAVKLVKPAPSPTVKNWRVYRSRFIEPIRINAGVKFWKANQATLQRASEQFGVPPEVIVGIIGVETIYGRYMGNFRVLDALTTLTFDYPDTPNRDSRQATFRKNLEDFLVWTRDNQLDPTTVLGSYTGAIGIPQFLPSSIREYAVDFDGTGHVDLRSSPVDAIGSVANYLKQHGWETDRPVVWQITPDTGSLGIAQAAADGQPEPHWALSQLLRAGMTLNEPTVNITTEAGTPVTVVDLPTPGRATEYMLGLKNFYVLTRYNRSFFYALTVYQLGEAVKAQMEASGALQPAAAAAQSQ; encoded by the coding sequence ATGAATTCCAGCAAGCCTGCCGCCCTTCTTTCCGCGCTGTTCCGGGTTCGCGTTCCGCTCGTCGCCGCTGCCCTCGCCGCGGCCCTCGGCACCGCGTCTGCCGTCGCGCAGACGCAGCCGGCGAAGCCCGCCGGCACGCTCGTCGCCCAAGCCCAGCCGCAGCAGGAGACGCCGCAAGGCCAGACCTTCGAAGAGGAAATCGTTCCACAGCGTTACGCGAACAATGCGAAGGTCGACGCGTTCATCGACGAGATGGTGAGCCGCAACGGTTTCGATTCGGCAAGCCTGCATGCGCTGTTTTCGCGCATCAGCTACTCGGCGACGGCCGTCAAGCTCGTGAAGCCGGCCCCGTCGCCGACGGTCAAGAACTGGCGCGTCTATCGCTCGCGCTTCATCGAGCCGATCCGCATCAACGCGGGCGTGAAGTTCTGGAAAGCGAACCAGGCCACGCTTCAGCGCGCGTCCGAGCAGTTCGGCGTGCCGCCCGAGGTGATCGTCGGCATCATCGGCGTCGAGACCATCTATGGCCGCTACATGGGCAATTTCCGCGTGCTCGACGCGCTGACGACGCTCACGTTCGACTACCCGGACACGCCGAACCGCGACAGCCGCCAGGCCACGTTCCGCAAGAACCTCGAAGACTTCCTGGTCTGGACCCGCGACAACCAGCTCGACCCCACCACCGTGCTCGGCTCGTACACCGGCGCGATCGGGATTCCGCAGTTCCTGCCGAGCAGCATCCGCGAATATGCGGTCGACTTCGACGGCACGGGTCACGTCGATCTGCGCAGCAGTCCTGTCGATGCGATCGGCAGCGTCGCGAACTACCTGAAGCAGCACGGCTGGGAAACGGACCGTCCGGTGGTCTGGCAGATCACGCCCGATACAGGCAGCCTGGGCATCGCCCAGGCCGCCGCCGACGGCCAGCCCGAACCGCACTGGGCGCTGTCGCAACTGCTGCGCGCGGGCATGACGTTGAACGAGCCGACGGTCAACATCACGACCGAAGCCGGCACGCCGGTCACCGTGGTCGACTTGCCGACGCCGGGTCGCGCGACCGAATACATGCTCGGCCTGAAGAACTTCTACGTGCTGACGCGCTACAACCGCAGTTTCTTCTACGCGCTCACCGTGTACCAGCTCGGCGAGGCCGTGAAAGCGCAGATGGAAGCGAGCGGCGCGCTGCAACCCGCCGCTGCCGCGGCGCAGTCGCAGTAA
- a CDS encoding histone deacetylase family protein yields the protein MATAFYTHPDCMLHEMGEWHPECPARLSAIQDQLIASRIDDLIVHETAPFASEVALGRVHTQAHIDYIRSMTPVDGYVEIDPDTLMNRDTWRAALRAAGAAIAATDAVIEGRYANAFCGVRPPGHHAEPARAMGFCFFNNVAIAARHALDVHGIERVAIVDFDVHHGNGTEAAFANDERVLMCSFFQHPLYPFSGVDHQAPNMVNLPMPARSNGMAIREAVDMFWLPRLDAFKPQMLFVSAGFDAHREDDIGNLGLVEADFEWLTARIVDVARRHAQGRIVSCLEGGYNLSALGRSVVAHLRVLAGI from the coding sequence ATGGCAACCGCTTTCTATACGCACCCCGACTGCATGCTGCACGAGATGGGGGAATGGCATCCGGAATGTCCGGCCCGCCTGTCGGCGATCCAGGATCAACTGATTGCGAGCCGCATCGACGACCTGATCGTGCACGAAACCGCGCCGTTCGCGAGCGAGGTCGCGCTGGGCCGGGTGCATACGCAGGCGCACATCGACTACATCCGGAGCATGACGCCGGTCGACGGTTACGTCGAGATCGATCCCGACACGCTGATGAATCGCGACACGTGGCGCGCGGCACTGCGCGCGGCCGGCGCCGCGATCGCGGCGACCGACGCGGTGATCGAAGGCCGCTATGCGAATGCGTTCTGCGGCGTCCGCCCGCCCGGCCACCATGCGGAGCCCGCGCGCGCGATGGGCTTCTGCTTCTTCAACAACGTCGCGATCGCCGCACGGCACGCACTCGACGTACACGGCATCGAGCGCGTCGCGATCGTCGATTTCGACGTGCATCACGGCAACGGCACCGAGGCGGCGTTCGCGAACGACGAGCGCGTGCTGATGTGCAGTTTCTTCCAGCATCCGCTGTATCCGTTCTCGGGCGTCGATCATCAGGCGCCGAACATGGTCAACCTGCCGATGCCCGCACGCAGCAACGGGATGGCGATCCGCGAAGCCGTCGACATGTTCTGGCTGCCGCGCCTCGACGCGTTCAAGCCGCAGATGCTGTTCGTGTCGGCCGGCTTCGATGCGCATCGCGAGGACGATATCGGCAATCTCGGGCTCGTCGAAGCCGACTTCGAATGGCTGACCGCGCGAATCGTCGACGTGGCGCGCCGACATGCGCAGGGCCGTATCGTCAGTTGCCTCGAGGGCGGCTATAACCTGTCCGCGCTCGGGCGCAGCGTCGTCGCGCACCTGCGCGTGCTGGCCGGGATCTGA
- a CDS encoding alpha/beta hydrolase: MSATTTPAAAPAAIAGSAPSAPAPHMGRLRTADGLELASYRWPVGDGSAPPRATIALVHGLAEHAGRYAALAGRLNAAGIDVLAIDLRGHGRSPGKRVWVERFDGYLNDADALVAEAARGDAPLFLMGHSMGGAIAALYAIERAPARGHAVAGLVLSSPALAPGRDVPRWMLALSRLISRAWPTFPAIRIDAALLSRDPAVVAANRADPLVHHGAVPARTGAEILDAMARIERGRGALRVPVLVYHGTKDKLTEPDGSRAFGAHVGSPDRTLTLYEGGFHETMNDLERDRVIDALIAWIHARVPAR, encoded by the coding sequence ATGAGCGCCACCACCACGCCGGCCGCCGCACCCGCCGCCATTGCCGGATCGGCGCCTTCGGCGCCCGCGCCGCACATGGGCCGGCTGCGTACCGCGGACGGGCTCGAACTGGCGTCGTACCGCTGGCCGGTCGGCGACGGCAGCGCGCCGCCGCGCGCGACGATCGCGCTGGTGCACGGTCTCGCCGAACACGCGGGCCGCTATGCCGCGCTCGCCGGCCGGCTGAACGCAGCCGGCATCGACGTGCTTGCGATCGATCTGCGCGGGCATGGCCGGTCGCCCGGCAAACGCGTGTGGGTCGAGCGTTTCGACGGCTACCTGAACGACGCGGATGCGCTGGTCGCCGAAGCCGCGCGCGGCGATGCGCCGCTGTTCCTGATGGGGCACAGCATGGGCGGCGCGATCGCGGCGCTCTACGCGATCGAACGTGCACCGGCTCGCGGCCACGCGGTGGCCGGCCTCGTGCTGTCGAGTCCGGCGCTTGCGCCGGGGCGCGACGTGCCGCGCTGGATGCTTGCGCTCAGCCGCCTCATCAGCCGTGCATGGCCTACTTTCCCCGCGATCAGGATCGATGCGGCCCTGCTGTCGCGCGATCCGGCCGTCGTCGCCGCCAATCGCGCCGACCCGCTCGTGCATCACGGCGCCGTGCCCGCCCGCACCGGCGCGGAGATCCTCGATGCGATGGCGCGCATCGAGCGCGGCCGCGGCGCGCTGCGCGTGCCGGTGCTCGTCTATCACGGCACGAAGGACAAGCTGACCGAACCCGACGGCAGCCGGGCGTTCGGCGCGCACGTCGGTTCGCCCGATCGTACGCTGACGCTGTACGAAGGCGGCTTCCACGAAACGATGAACGATCTCGAACGCGACCGCGTGATCGACGCGCTGATCGCGTGGATTCATGCGCGCGTGCCGGCGCGCTGA
- a CDS encoding methionine ABC transporter ATP-binding protein, with protein sequence MIELRNLSQRFPGPGGWVEALRNVNLTIPQGEVFGIIGRSGAGKSTLVRTINLLTRPTEGNVVVGGRDLMLLSASALREARREIGMIFQHFNLLSSRTVFDNVALPLELAGASRADIEAAVLPLLDLVGLSAQKDRYPAQISGGQKQRVGIARALASQPKVLLSDEATSALDPETTRSILDLLKRINRELGLTIVLITHQMEVIKQVCDRVAVLDAGRVVEEGRVIDVFLQPHHEVTRALIGDVIAQELPPALKARVAERLKTGSGHLLRLAFTGSGVDQPILSETIRRYELDFNILHGQIDEIQGQAFGSLAVLAGGEPGKVGQALAFLREQGVVVEELSYVE encoded by the coding sequence ATGATCGAATTACGCAATCTTTCGCAGCGTTTCCCCGGCCCGGGCGGCTGGGTCGAAGCGTTGCGCAACGTCAACCTGACGATCCCGCAAGGCGAGGTGTTCGGCATCATCGGCCGAAGCGGCGCCGGCAAGAGCACGCTCGTGCGCACCATCAACCTGCTCACGCGGCCGACCGAAGGCAATGTCGTCGTCGGCGGGCGCGACCTGATGCTGCTGTCGGCCAGCGCGCTGCGCGAGGCGCGCCGCGAGATCGGCATGATCTTCCAGCACTTCAACCTGCTGTCGTCGCGCACGGTGTTCGACAACGTTGCGCTGCCGCTCGAACTGGCCGGCGCGAGCCGTGCCGACATCGAGGCCGCCGTGCTGCCGCTGCTCGACCTGGTCGGGCTGTCCGCGCAGAAGGATCGCTATCCGGCGCAGATCAGCGGCGGCCAGAAGCAGCGCGTCGGCATCGCCCGCGCGCTGGCGAGCCAGCCGAAGGTGCTGCTGTCGGACGAGGCGACGTCCGCGCTCGATCCCGAAACCACGCGTTCGATCCTCGATCTGCTGAAGCGCATCAACCGCGAACTCGGGCTGACGATCGTGCTGATCACGCACCAGATGGAAGTGATCAAGCAGGTCTGCGATCGCGTCGCGGTGCTCGACGCGGGGCGCGTGGTCGAAGAGGGCCGCGTGATCGACGTGTTCCTGCAGCCGCATCACGAAGTCACGCGCGCGCTGATCGGCGACGTGATCGCGCAGGAACTGCCGCCCGCGCTGAAGGCGCGCGTGGCCGAGCGGCTGAAGACGGGCAGCGGCCATCTGCTGCGGCTCGCGTTTACGGGCTCGGGTGTCGACCAGCCGATCCTGTCGGAGACGATCCGCCGGTACGAACTCGATTTCAACATCCTGCACGGCCAGATCGACGAGATCCAGGGGCAGGCATTCGGTTCGCTCGCGGTGCTCGCCGGCGGCGAGCCGGGCAAGGTCGGGCAGGCGCTCGCGTTCCTGCGCGAGCAAGGTGTGGTGGTAGAGGAGCTTTCGTATGTTGAGTGA